A single Pseudomonas sp. HN11 DNA region contains:
- a CDS encoding PilN domain-containing protein: MKTRINLLPWRQALAERRRKYLLACLLAFACAALAAVWLADQVIDQAIDRQVTRNDHLGKEITGLDSRIKTIDDLQEQSQQLAQRMKGVQDLHDARSSGAQLLDQLARAVPDGVHLHEVVAKGDTVRISGSAESSQDIAQLMRRLEATEGAHSTRLQHVRTDGARGNNEFQLMVRQGESSEAQP; this comes from the coding sequence TTGAAGACACGAATCAACCTACTGCCGTGGCGCCAGGCGCTGGCAGAGCGGCGACGCAAGTATTTACTGGCGTGTTTGCTGGCGTTCGCCTGCGCGGCGCTTGCGGCCGTGTGGCTTGCCGATCAGGTGATCGACCAGGCAATTGATCGGCAGGTGACGCGCAATGACCATCTGGGCAAGGAAATCACCGGCCTGGACTCACGTATCAAGACCATCGACGATCTGCAGGAGCAAAGCCAGCAACTGGCGCAGCGCATGAAGGGCGTGCAAGACCTGCACGATGCCCGTTCGTCCGGTGCCCAACTGTTGGATCAGTTGGCGCGCGCGGTCCCTGACGGTGTGCACCTGCACGAAGTGGTCGCCAAGGGCGATACGGTCAGGATCAGCGGCAGCGCTGAATCCAGCCAGGATATCGCCCAATTGATGCGCCGTCTGGAGGCAACTGAAGGCGCCCATTCCACTCGGTTGCAACATGTGCGAACGGATGGCGCGCGCGGCAATAATGAGTTCCAGCTGATGGTGCGTCAGGGAGAGTCCTCCGAGGCTCAACCTTGA
- the aroK gene encoding shikimate kinase AroK translates to MRNLILVGPMGAGKSTIGRLLAKELRLPFKDSDKEIELRTGANIPWIFDKEGELGFRDREQAMIAELCGCDGVVLATGGGAVMRDENRRALHAGGRVVYLHASVEQQVGRTARDRNRPLLRTANPEKTLRDLLTLRDPLYREIADLVVETDERPPRMVVLDILERLQRLPPR, encoded by the coding sequence GTGCGAAATTTGATTCTTGTAGGACCGATGGGCGCTGGAAAAAGCACCATCGGCCGTTTGCTGGCCAAAGAGCTGCGCCTGCCGTTCAAAGATTCCGACAAGGAAATTGAATTGCGCACGGGTGCCAATATCCCATGGATCTTCGATAAGGAAGGCGAACTGGGCTTTCGTGACCGCGAGCAGGCGATGATCGCCGAGCTGTGCGGCTGCGACGGTGTGGTATTGGCGACCGGTGGCGGCGCAGTGATGCGCGATGAAAACCGCCGCGCGTTGCATGCCGGTGGTCGGGTGGTCTATCTGCATGCGTCGGTCGAGCAGCAGGTGGGCCGCACCGCTCGCGATCGCAATCGCCCATTGTTGCGCACGGCCAACCCGGAGAAAACCCTGCGCGACCTGCTCACGCTGCGCGATCCGCTGTACCGGGAAATTGCTGATCTGGTGGTTGAAACCGATGAGCGGCCACCGCGGATGGTGGTCCTCGACATTCTTGAGCGCCTGCAACGGCTGCCACCCCGTTAA
- a CDS encoding pilus assembly protein PilP, with the protein MSPLRLNLSALTHNAAKWPLPGKALLGCALAGLVFVVGDLVYLSASRARLQQAEAREVALQQQVAQKAVLAASLEARAQQLQLMQVKVDDLLQALPGESEMPGLLEDVARLALANGLLVESVMPLDELSRPFYNEQPVQIGVTGAYHDLAMFLAGLGGLSRIATVHDVAVRRDDKLLRLELLAKTYWHAQGGGRGVQGQPFVYDSSGLRDPFQLLAVQVDHLKGRRARAPDLDRPRGVLEKLSVDQFEMVGTLSRGAQAFALLRAASTVHRLAVGDYLGPDHGRVVAIHERYIELVELFPDDQGAWLERPRTLVLNLNS; encoded by the coding sequence TTGAGCCCGCTGAGGCTCAATCTTTCTGCACTCACTCACAACGCTGCAAAATGGCCCCTACCTGGCAAGGCCCTGTTGGGCTGTGCGCTGGCGGGCCTGGTGTTTGTGGTGGGCGATCTGGTGTACCTGAGTGCCTCGCGGGCGCGGTTACAGCAGGCCGAAGCGCGGGAAGTGGCCCTGCAGCAGCAGGTCGCACAAAAAGCTGTCCTGGCAGCCAGCCTTGAGGCGCGCGCGCAACAGCTCCAACTGATGCAGGTGAAGGTCGATGACCTTTTGCAGGCGTTGCCGGGTGAGTCAGAAATGCCTGGGTTGCTGGAAGACGTTGCGCGCCTGGCACTGGCCAATGGTTTGCTGGTTGAGAGCGTCATGCCGTTGGATGAGCTGTCTCGGCCGTTCTATAACGAACAGCCAGTGCAGATCGGCGTCACGGGGGCTTATCACGACCTGGCAATGTTCCTGGCCGGCCTGGGGGGGCTGTCGCGCATCGCCACGGTGCACGATGTGGCCGTGAGGCGTGATGACAAACTATTACGCCTTGAGCTGTTGGCCAAGACCTACTGGCACGCGCAGGGTGGTGGGCGTGGTGTGCAAGGGCAGCCGTTTGTCTACGACTCGTCCGGGCTGCGTGACCCATTTCAATTGCTAGCCGTTCAAGTCGACCATCTGAAGGGGCGACGCGCCCGTGCGCCAGACCTCGACCGGCCACGTGGAGTCCTGGAAAAGCTCTCGGTGGACCAGTTTGAAATGGTCGGCACGCTGTCCCGTGGGGCGCAGGCTTTCGCCTTGCTGCGTGCGGCATCCACGGTGCACCGCCTGGCGGTTGGTGACTACCTGGGGCCGGACCATGGGCGGGTCGTCGCCATCCATGAGCGTTACATAGAGCTGGTCGAGCTGTTTCCTGATGATCAGGGCGCTTGGCTCGAGCGCCCGCGAACCCTGGTGTTAAACCTCAACTCATAA
- the pilM gene encoding type IV pilus biogenesis protein PilM — MGKGFFTRKADTLLGVDINDSAIRLIELGRSISGFTVQGYVTQALPAQTVVDGTFLDLEGVGRILRSALSRLSTSARGAVVAVAGPSVITRMIEMDAGLTDDEMTWMIQMEADQYIPYPLDDVAIDFQVRGPTALDPGRIEVLLAACLKEQVEAREAVLSLAGLVPKVVDVEAFALARACSHDFASFTPGHRVDGAQWAVDAQGMGIACGLALRSFA, encoded by the coding sequence ATGGGAAAGGGATTTTTCACGCGAAAAGCCGACACCTTGCTAGGTGTCGACATCAATGATTCGGCTATCCGCTTGATCGAGCTGGGTCGCTCGATTTCAGGTTTCACCGTTCAAGGCTACGTCACTCAGGCACTGCCTGCGCAGACGGTGGTCGACGGCACATTCCTCGACCTGGAAGGCGTAGGGCGCATTCTGCGCAGTGCGTTGTCGCGGTTGTCGACGTCGGCTCGTGGTGCTGTGGTCGCCGTGGCCGGCCCCTCGGTGATCACGCGAATGATCGAGATGGACGCAGGGCTCACAGACGACGAAATGACCTGGATGATCCAGATGGAAGCGGACCAATACATTCCCTATCCGCTGGATGATGTGGCCATCGACTTTCAAGTGCGCGGGCCGACGGCACTTGACCCAGGTCGTATCGAGGTACTGCTCGCCGCATGCTTGAAGGAACAGGTGGAAGCTCGCGAGGCGGTTTTGTCCCTGGCGGGGCTGGTGCCGAAGGTGGTCGATGTCGAAGCATTTGCATTGGCGCGCGCTTGCAGTCACGATTTCGCCAGCTTCACGCCAGGTCATCGAGTGGATGGTGCACAATGGGCCGTTGATGCCCAGGGGATGGGAATTGCTTGCGGGTTGGCCCTGAGGAGTTTCGCTTGA
- a CDS encoding penicillin-binding protein 1A, with translation MRLLKFFGYSIVAIVCGLLLVLSGAYLYLSPGLPSVEALRSIQLQIPLRVYSSDEKLIAEFGEMRRTPIRFADIPPNFISALLSAEDDNFANHYGVDPSSLVRAATQLVKSGHIQSGGSTITMQVAKNFFLTSERSFSRKATEILLALQIERQLTKDEILELYVNKIYLGNRAYGIEAASQVYYGKSIRDASLAQMAMIAGLPKAPSRFNPLANPARSKERRDWILGRMYKLGKIDQAAYEGAIAEPLNASYHVPTPEVNAPYIAEMARAEMVGRYGSEAYTEGFRVTTTVPSNLQEIANDSVHSGLITYDQRHGYRGPESRLPGKTLSAWTTELGKQRAISGLEPAIVTQVQKDGIQVLTRTGEAHVAWDSMKWARPFLNTNSMGALPKQPSDVAQVGDLIRVQRQKDDSLKFSQVPLAQGALVSLDPQNGAIRALVGGFAFEQSNYNRATQAKRQPGSSFKPFIYSAALDNGYTAASLVNDAPIVFVDEYLDKVWRPKNDTNTFLGPIRIREALYKSRNLVSIRLLQAMGVGKTIDYMTRFGFAKSDLPPNLSLALGTATLTPMEIATGWSTFANGGYKIAPYLIDKIESRNGDTLFTANPPRVPGDVVNGVAATDGLAAPSNGGITIEPTPGAAPAANAAATEPQAPAVAERIVDGRTTYILNSILEDVIKKGTGRRALALGRPDIAGKTGTTNESKDAWFSGYNADYVTTVWTGYDQPESLGRREFGGTVALPIWMSYMGAALKDKPPHTQPEPEGILSLRIDPVSGRAASPSTPNAYFELFKSEDTPPSVNELGNGVVPGSPLPADEAAPIDLF, from the coding sequence ATTCGTCTGCTGAAGTTTTTCGGGTACTCCATTGTCGCCATCGTTTGCGGGCTGCTGCTCGTGCTCAGCGGGGCCTACCTCTACCTTAGTCCGGGTTTGCCCTCCGTAGAGGCCCTTAGAAGTATCCAGTTGCAGATTCCTTTGCGGGTCTACAGCAGCGATGAAAAACTGATCGCGGAGTTCGGCGAAATGCGCCGCACACCGATCCGTTTTGCCGATATTCCGCCCAATTTCATCAGTGCCCTGCTCTCGGCCGAAGACGATAATTTTGCCAACCACTATGGCGTCGACCCCAGCAGTCTGGTGCGCGCGGCCACTCAACTGGTAAAAAGCGGACACATTCAGTCCGGCGGCAGCACCATCACCATGCAGGTGGCGAAAAACTTCTTCCTCACCAGCGAGCGCAGCTTTTCGCGCAAAGCCACCGAAATCCTCCTGGCGCTGCAGATCGAACGCCAGTTGACCAAGGACGAGATCCTTGAGCTGTACGTCAACAAGATCTACCTGGGCAACCGCGCCTACGGGATCGAGGCGGCGTCCCAGGTCTACTATGGCAAGTCCATCCGTGACGCCAGCCTGGCGCAGATGGCGATGATTGCCGGCCTGCCCAAAGCCCCTTCACGCTTCAACCCCCTGGCCAACCCGGCACGCAGTAAAGAACGCCGCGACTGGATCCTGGGGCGCATGTACAAGCTGGGCAAGATCGACCAGGCCGCGTATGAAGGCGCCATTGCCGAACCACTGAACGCCAGCTACCACGTGCCGACCCCGGAAGTGAACGCCCCCTATATCGCCGAAATGGCGCGTGCCGAGATGGTCGGCCGCTACGGCAGCGAGGCTTACACCGAAGGCTTTCGCGTCACCACCACCGTGCCGAGCAACCTGCAGGAAATTGCCAACGACTCGGTGCATTCCGGCCTGATCACCTACGACCAGCGCCACGGCTACCGCGGCCCTGAATCGCGCCTGCCGGGCAAGACCCTCAGCGCCTGGACCACCGAGCTGGGCAAACAACGCGCGATCAGCGGCCTGGAGCCCGCCATCGTCACCCAGGTGCAGAAGGATGGCATACAGGTACTGACCCGTACCGGCGAAGCCCATGTGGCATGGGACAGCATGAAATGGGCACGCCCATTCCTGAACACCAACAGCATGGGCGCGCTGCCGAAGCAGCCGTCGGACGTGGCACAAGTGGGTGACTTGATCCGCGTGCAGCGCCAGAAGGACGACAGCCTCAAATTCAGCCAGGTACCGCTGGCCCAGGGCGCGCTGGTGTCGCTGGACCCGCAGAATGGCGCAATCCGCGCACTGGTCGGCGGTTTCGCATTTGAGCAGAGCAATTACAACCGCGCCACCCAGGCCAAGCGTCAGCCGGGCTCGAGCTTCAAGCCGTTCATCTACAGTGCCGCGCTGGATAACGGCTACACCGCCGCCAGCCTGGTCAACGATGCACCCATCGTGTTTGTCGACGAATACCTGGACAAGGTCTGGCGCCCGAAGAACGACACCAATACCTTCCTCGGCCCGATCCGTATCCGCGAGGCGCTGTACAAGTCGCGCAACCTCGTATCGATCCGCTTGCTGCAAGCCATGGGCGTGGGCAAGACCATCGATTACATGACGCGCTTTGGTTTCGCCAAGTCGGACCTGCCGCCAAACCTGTCCCTGGCCCTGGGCACCGCGACCCTGACGCCGATGGAAATCGCCACAGGCTGGAGCACCTTCGCCAACGGCGGCTACAAGATCGCGCCGTACCTGATCGACAAGATTGAAAGCCGCAACGGCGACACCCTGTTCACTGCCAACCCGCCGCGAGTACCGGGGGATGTGGTCAACGGTGTGGCGGCGACGGATGGCCTGGCAGCACCGAGCAATGGCGGTATCACCATTGAACCAACGCCTGGCGCTGCGCCAGCTGCCAACGCTGCCGCAACTGAACCGCAAGCGCCCGCCGTGGCCGAGCGCATTGTGGATGGCCGTACCACCTACATCCTCAACAGCATCCTGGAAGACGTGATCAAGAAGGGCACTGGCCGCCGCGCCCTGGCCCTGGGCCGTCCGGATATTGCGGGCAAGACGGGTACCACCAACGAATCCAAGGATGCCTGGTTCTCTGGCTACAACGCCGATTACGTGACCACTGTGTGGACCGGCTATGACCAGCCGGAAAGCCTGGGCCGCCGCGAGTTCGGCGGCACAGTCGCGCTGCCGATCTGGATGAGCTACATGGGCGCAGCCCTGAAGGACAAGCCGCCACACACCCAGCCGGAGCCGGAGGGTATCCTCAGCCTGCGGATCGACCCGGTCAGTGGCCGCGCCGCATCGCCAAGCACGCCGAATGCGTACTTTGAACTGTTCAAGAGCGAAGACACGCCGCCGTCTGTCAACGAGCTGGGCAATGGCGTTGTGCCGGGCAGCCCGCTGCCGGCGGATGAGGCGGCGCCAATTGATCTCTTTTAG
- a CDS encoding SPOR domain-containing protein: MTSLHADEAFLGHYQLSHDPFAPRVPGFKFFPAQRKPVLGQLHHLARYSQLLLVVTGPLGSGKTLLRQALVASTNKQSVQSVVVSARGAGDAAGVLRQVAQSLDVATAEPNAILKQVVQLGLTGQEVYLLVDDAEQLDESALEALLALAAGTPEGRPHVFLFGESSLIADLEQISGDQELFHVIELQPYEEEETREYLAQRLEGAGAGIELFSAQQISDIHESSDGWPGTINQVARDAMIEAMIASRTAVKRPKMGFTMPKKHVLAISAVVVVAVAAAWLIPGRSKAPTTAGAPAEQAQLPLGKPTPNVEFANSGQPTNLPMVGQPVMRGPLAEEAGGISEGDDGVPVEGSSATPPTVTTTAPPAGVPAGQPAAVAKPTPAPTVATAKPAPVTKPVTPAPAAKPAPAPAAKPAEKPAATVAKAGAAGSSWYASQPTGNFVVQILGTSSEANAQAFVKEQGGEYRYFKKVLNGKPLYVITYGNFSSRAAADSAIKTLPAKVQAGKPWPRTVASVQQELATTR, translated from the coding sequence ATGACTAGTTTGCATGCCGACGAGGCGTTCCTCGGCCATTATCAGTTAAGCCACGACCCTTTTGCTCCTCGGGTGCCTGGCTTTAAATTCTTCCCGGCCCAGCGCAAGCCAGTGCTCGGGCAGTTGCACCACCTCGCGCGCTACAGCCAACTGCTGCTGGTCGTGACCGGCCCCTTGGGCAGCGGCAAGACCCTGCTGCGCCAGGCCTTGGTGGCCAGTACCAACAAACAGTCGGTACAGAGTGTGGTGGTGTCGGCCCGTGGCGCCGGTGATGCGGCGGGCGTGCTGCGTCAGGTTGCCCAGTCCTTGGACGTGGCGACTGCCGAGCCAAATGCAATCCTCAAGCAGGTGGTGCAACTGGGCCTGACCGGCCAGGAAGTCTACCTGCTGGTGGATGACGCCGAGCAGCTCGACGAATCCGCCCTTGAAGCGCTGCTGGCGCTGGCGGCGGGTACGCCGGAAGGTCGCCCGCATGTGTTCCTGTTTGGTGAGTCGTCGCTGATCGCCGATCTGGAGCAGATCAGCGGTGATCAAGAGCTGTTCCACGTCATCGAGCTGCAGCCGTACGAAGAGGAAGAAACCCGCGAATACCTGGCTCAACGCCTCGAGGGCGCGGGCGCGGGTATCGAACTTTTCTCCGCTCAGCAGATCTCTGATATTCACGAAAGCTCCGACGGCTGGCCTGGCACCATCAACCAGGTTGCCCGCGATGCCATGATCGAAGCCATGATTGCCAGCCGCACTGCGGTCAAGCGTCCAAAGATGGGGTTTACTATGCCTAAGAAACACGTATTGGCTATTTCCGCCGTTGTCGTGGTCGCTGTCGCCGCCGCCTGGTTGATCCCAGGCCGCAGCAAGGCACCGACCACTGCCGGCGCGCCAGCCGAACAGGCGCAGTTGCCATTGGGCAAGCCCACGCCAAACGTCGAATTCGCCAACTCCGGCCAACCGACCAACCTGCCGATGGTTGGCCAACCCGTGATGCGCGGCCCGCTCGCCGAAGAGGCCGGTGGCATTTCGGAAGGCGACGACGGCGTGCCGGTGGAAGGCTCTAGCGCCACACCACCAACCGTGACCACCACTGCACCGCCTGCGGGCGTGCCAGCGGGCCAGCCGGCTGCGGTTGCCAAGCCTACTCCGGCACCGACGGTCGCCACCGCCAAGCCAGCTCCCGTGACCAAGCCAGTCACGCCTGCGCCAGCCGCCAAGCCAGCTCCGGCTCCAGCTGCCAAGCCGGCCGAAAAACCGGCCGCCACCGTTGCCAAGGCGGGTGCCGCTGGCAGCAGCTGGTACGCCAGCCAGCCAACCGGCAACTTCGTGGTACAGATTCTCGGCACCAGCTCCGAAGCCAACGCCCAGGCGTTCGTGAAAGAGCAGGGCGGCGAGTACCGTTATTTCAAGAAAGTGCTCAACGGCAAGCCTCTCTACGTGATCACCTACGGCAACTTCTCCAGCCGTGCAGCCGCCGATTCCGCGATCAAAACCTTGCCAGCGAAGGTTCAGGCTGGTAAACCTTGGCCTCGCACTGTTGCCAGCGTTCAACAAGAACTCGCAACAACTCGCTGA
- the aroB gene encoding 3-dehydroquinate synthase, which yields MQTLKVDLGERSYPIHIGEGLLDQPELLAPHIAGRQVAIISNETVAPLYLERLSRSLSAYSVISVILPDGEAHKNWETLQLIFDGLLTARHDRRTTVIALGGGVIGDMAGFAAACYQRGVDFVQVPTTLLSQVDSSVGGKTGINHPLGKNMVGAFYQPQAVLIDTATLNTLPPRELSAGLAEVIKYGLICDEPFLTWLEEHVDALRNLDQAALTEAISRSCAAKALVVNADERESGVRATLNLGHTFGHAIETHMGYGVWLHGEAVAAGTVMALEMSQRLGWISAQERDRGIRLFQRAGLPVIPPQEMTETDFLEHMAIDKKVIDGRLRLVLLRHMGEAVVTDDYPKEILQATLGADYRALAQLKG from the coding sequence ATGCAGACACTTAAGGTCGATCTAGGCGAGCGCAGCTACCCGATCCATATTGGCGAAGGTCTGCTGGACCAACCCGAATTGCTCGCACCGCATATTGCCGGGCGGCAGGTGGCGATCATTTCCAACGAAACGGTCGCGCCGCTGTATCTTGAGCGTCTGAGCCGCAGTCTGTCGGCTTATTCGGTGATCTCCGTGATCCTGCCCGACGGCGAAGCCCACAAGAACTGGGAAACCCTGCAACTGATCTTTGATGGCCTGCTGACCGCGCGTCATGACCGCCGCACCACCGTGATTGCTCTGGGCGGTGGTGTGATCGGCGACATGGCCGGCTTTGCAGCGGCCTGTTACCAGCGTGGCGTAGATTTTGTCCAGGTGCCGACCACCTTGCTGTCCCAGGTCGACTCGTCGGTGGGCGGCAAGACCGGCATCAACCACCCGCTGGGCAAGAATATGGTGGGCGCGTTCTACCAGCCTCAAGCCGTGCTGATCGACACCGCGACCCTCAACACCTTGCCGCCACGCGAGTTGTCGGCGGGCCTGGCGGAAGTCATCAAGTATGGTTTGATCTGCGACGAGCCGTTCCTGACTTGGCTGGAAGAGCACGTCGACGCGCTGCGCAATCTGGACCAGGCGGCACTCACCGAAGCGATTTCGCGCTCCTGCGCCGCCAAGGCGCTGGTGGTGAATGCCGACGAACGGGAGTCCGGCGTACGGGCCACCTTGAACCTGGGCCACACCTTCGGCCATGCGATCGAAACGCACATGGGCTATGGTGTGTGGTTGCATGGGGAAGCCGTGGCGGCTGGCACTGTGATGGCATTGGAGATGTCGCAGCGCCTGGGCTGGATCAGTGCCCAGGAGCGTGACCGGGGCATTCGCCTATTCCAGCGCGCCGGTTTGCCAGTCATTCCGCCGCAGGAAATGACCGAGACGGACTTCCTCGAACATATGGCGATAGACAAGAAAGTGATCGACGGTCGACTGCGACTGGTGCTGCTGCGCCACATGGGCGAAGCGGTGGTGACCGACGATTATCCGAAAGAGATTTTACAGGCCACGCTGGGAGCGGATTACCGCGCCCTGGCCCAGCTTAAAGGTTAA